In the Verrucomicrobiia bacterium genome, one interval contains:
- a CDS encoding Do family serine endopeptidase — MNRPARVALLAGLLLAAAGGIAFTQKSGAGSDGKPAGLKLVVDEGRRPGEGAASLKVTFAPVVREVTPSVVSISTETRPRRVEGRGPAPEMHPWFREFFGDRFPGGPGRPMITPRQHGLGSGVIVTEDGYILTNNHVIEGADAITVTLNPDGKEFVAKVVGRDPQSDLAVLKIEANGLAAIRLGDSDGVEVGDVVLAIGNPFGVGQTVTMGIVGATGRALTARPVGLQYQDFIQTDAAINPGNSGGALVDVAGRLIGINTAIVSSGGGNNGVGFAVPSNLARSVLEGLVEHGRVVRGFLGVNIQGLNPMLAEQFGLPEGSTTGALVAEVTPRSPAERSGIQSGDVIRTFDGREVRDGRHLTLLVGQTPPAKEVTVGLYRDGKPREVSVVLEERSESRQLAGLGGRGGPASAADIGGLQGVVVADLTANLRQQYRIPRDVTGALVTGVDGESAAAAAGLREGDVIREINRRSVRDAEAAIEAVQGLENARILLRIWREGGTLFLGVDERRQG, encoded by the coding sequence ATGAACAGGCCCGCCCGGGTGGCGTTGCTGGCGGGCTTGCTGCTGGCCGCTGCGGGCGGCATCGCCTTCACGCAGAAGTCCGGGGCGGGCAGCGACGGAAAACCGGCTGGCTTGAAACTGGTGGTGGACGAAGGGAGGCGGCCCGGGGAAGGGGCGGCGAGCCTGAAGGTGACCTTCGCGCCGGTGGTGCGGGAGGTGACGCCGAGCGTGGTGAGCATTTCGACCGAGACCCGTCCGAGGCGGGTCGAGGGACGGGGTCCGGCGCCGGAGATGCATCCGTGGTTCCGGGAGTTTTTCGGGGACCGGTTTCCGGGGGGTCCCGGGCGGCCGATGATCACGCCGCGGCAGCACGGGTTGGGGTCCGGGGTGATTGTGACGGAGGACGGCTACATCCTGACCAACAACCATGTGATTGAGGGGGCGGATGCGATCACGGTGACGTTGAATCCGGACGGGAAGGAGTTTGTCGCGAAGGTGGTGGGGCGCGATCCGCAATCGGACCTGGCGGTGCTGAAGATCGAGGCGAACGGGCTGGCGGCGATCCGCCTGGGGGACAGCGACGGGGTGGAGGTGGGAGATGTGGTGCTGGCGATCGGCAACCCGTTTGGCGTGGGGCAGACGGTGACCATGGGGATTGTCGGGGCGACGGGGCGGGCGTTGACGGCCCGGCCGGTGGGGTTGCAGTACCAGGACTTCATTCAGACCGATGCGGCCATCAATCCCGGCAACTCGGGAGGGGCCCTGGTGGATGTGGCGGGCCGGTTGATCGGGATCAACACCGCGATTGTCAGCAGCGGGGGCGGGAACAACGGCGTCGGGTTTGCAGTCCCGTCGAATCTGGCGCGAAGTGTTCTGGAGGGATTGGTGGAACACGGGCGGGTGGTGCGGGGATTTCTCGGGGTGAACATCCAGGGATTGAATCCGATGCTGGCGGAGCAGTTCGGTTTGCCCGAGGGGAGCACCACGGGGGCGCTGGTGGCCGAAGTGACGCCGCGGAGTCCGGCCGAGCGCAGTGGCATTCAATCCGGCGACGTGATCCGGACCTTCGACGGCAGGGAGGTTCGGGACGGACGCCATCTGACCCTGCTGGTGGGGCAGACGCCGCCCGCGAAGGAGGTGACGGTGGGGTTGTACCGGGACGGGAAGCCGCGGGAGGTCAGCGTGGTGCTGGAAGAGCGGTCGGAAAGCCGGCAACTGGCGGGGCTTGGCGGGCGGGGAGGTCCGGCGTCGGCCGCCGACATCGGGGGGTTGCAGGGGGTGGTGGTGGCCGACCTGACGGCCAATCTGAGGCAGCAGTATCGCATTCCCCGGGACGTGACCGGCGCCCTGGTGACGGGGGTGGATGGGGAGTCGGCGGCGGCGGCCGCGGGGTTGCGGGAAGGGGATGTGATCCGGGAGATCAACCGTCGGTCCGTGCGGGACGCGGAAGCGGCCATCGAGGCGGTGCAGGGGTTGGAGAACGCGCGGATCCTGCTGCGGATCTGGCGGGAGGGCGGGACCCTGTTTCTGGGGGTGGATGAGCGGCGGCAGGGTTGA